In Ogataea parapolymorpha DL-1 chromosome I, whole genome shotgun sequence, the following are encoded in one genomic region:
- a CDS encoding D-galactonate transporter, with product MTSTDLPEKDAFLAVTTQKSIVDDPSADKALQFLAEHAGKFEELTPAEEKWAIRKTDLILLPTLFFTATMGAVDKVSLSTAAIFGFKTDNNLVGQQYSWLGSIIFIGSLVGMWPMSYLLQRFRIGKVIACCSLVWSASTLLLCACHEFIGLATLRCLMGLVECAIVPGCSLMIASFYLKSESPHRTAFIFMFASSVINGALSALATTFGSAIPTWKYIYLLVGSISFVWSCVIFWFLPDSPINAKFLTEREKVFMVKRVADNATGVENNSWKWEQVKEAFLDVRVYLIMLFNFGINIPNGGLSTYNSIIINNLGFTPVKSALMGIPTGVIASLATFFFTWLGARWKNRRCLVSVISLIIPLIGSIILYAVDQTKVGPQLLGLYLMYFYFAPYVVMMSCVQANTSGSTKKSVTYGFNYLGYCGGAITGTQTFRSNQAPKYTGGFISMIVAYCVCILLSALYWVTCAIMNHNKRKALEKIPEDTLDVSIEGVEDEKMLDYTDRQQRHFFYTT from the coding sequence atgacTTCGACCGATTTGCCTGAAAAAGATGCCTTTTTGGCGGTTACCACTCAAAAATCAATCGTTGATGATCCTAGTGCAGACAAAGctcttcaatttcttgctGAGCATGCCGGTAAGTTTGAAGAGCTTACTCCTGCCGAGGAAAAATGGGCCATTAGGAAGACCGACTTGATTCTACTGCCAACACTCTTCTTCACTGCAACCATGGGTGCAGTTGACAAAGTGTCTCTCAGTACGGCCGCCATATTTGGATTTAAGACCGATAACAACCTGGTTGGACAGCAGTACTCCTGGCTGGGATCTATCATATTTATAGGTTCTCTCGTCGGGATGTGGCCAATGTCTTATTTATTGCAGAGGTTCAGAATCGGCAAGGTTATtgcctgctgctcgttAGTCTGGTCTGCATCCACTCTTTTATTATGTGCCTGCCACGAGTTTATTGGTCTTGCTACTCTTCGCTGTCTGATGGGTCTTGTTGAGTGTGCGATTGTCCCTGGTTGCTCGCTGATGATTGCTAGCTTTTATCTGAAATCTGAGTCCCCTCACCGCACAGCATTCATTTTTATGTTTGCATCGTCAGTGATCAACGGGGCTCTGTCTGCTCTTGCCACAACTTTTGGTAGCGCAATACCTACTTGGAAGTACATCTACCTCCTGGTTGGTTCTATCTCTTTCGTGTGGTCCTGCGTTATCTTTTGGTTCTTACCAGACTCTCCAATCAACGCCAAATTTTTGACCGAGCGCGAGAAGGTCTTTATGGTGAAACGTGTTGCTGATAATGCCACCGGTGTTGAGAACAACTCATGGAAATGGGAGCAAGTAAAGGAGGCGTTTTTAGACGTGCGAGTCTACTTGATTATGCTTTTCAACTTTGGTATTAACATTCCTAATGGTGGATTGAGCACTTACAACTCCATCATCATTAACAACTTGGGTTTTACTCCGGTCAAGTCTGCTCTTATGGGTATTCCTACTGGTGTGATTGCTTCTCTCGCAACTTTCTTTTTCACCTGGCTTGGAGCTCGCTGGAAGAACAGGAGATGCCTGGTTTCTGTTATTTCCTTGATTATTCCACTGATTGGGTCTATCATTCTCTACGCAGTTGATCAAACAAAAGTTGGTCCTCAACTATTAGGTCTCTACCTAATGTACTTCTACTTTGCACCATATGTTGTCATGATGTCCTGTGTTCAAGCAAACACTTCTGGAAGCACCAAAAAATCTGTCACATATGGCTTCAACTACCTTGGTTACTGTGGGGGAGCTATTACGGGTACACAAACGTTCAGGAGCAACCAGGCACCCAAATACACTGGCGGATTCATCTCGATGATTGTGGCCTATTGCGTGTGTATCCTATTGTCTGCTCTTTACTGGGTCACGTGTGCGATCATGAACCATAACAAGAGAAAGGCTCTCGAAAAAATTCCGGAAGACACGCTGGACGTGTCTATCGAGGGAGTTGAGGATGAGAAGATGCTTGACTACACAGATAGACAGCAGCGCCACTTTTTCTATACTACTTAG
- a CDS encoding Glycine/D-amino acid oxidase, which produces MINPDYSVLIVGAGTFGLSTALQLLRKGHKNVTLLDPYAIPSPLAAGNDINKIFQSTVSDEFYSELALEALELWRSDPVYEPAFHEVGIVYGATGDAAVAEINQRYSRLNSKGEDIDRLQTPEDFAKLIQWKGDFADDFNSLALDSRFKSWKGYFQKSKCGWTFAALALNNAWKECEQKGAQFVQDAAVELLIEGFNCVGVRTLSGSILKADRVVICAGANSTKLLNYKGQLLAKCWTVGHIKLTSEEAKALRNSPVLLNLDEGFLFEPDENGILKFCNEFPGYINQDGTENISTPLYRNQIPVEAEKQMRGFLRQVFPQISTRPFDAAKICWCTDTPDRHFLICEHPNMNGLILATGDSGQGFKYMPIIGHYISDLVMKGESGLPETHRKAWSWRPETAEGRDIYNLQGRFGGSNKIKDLNELSDWTN; this is translated from the coding sequence ATGATCAACCCTGATTACTCCGTTCTGATTGTGGGCGCCGGTACCTTTGGTCTTTCCACAGCTCTACAACTACTTCGCAAAGGCCACAAAAACGTGACCCTCCTCGACCCGTATGCCATTCCATCCCCTCTTGCTGCAGGCAATGacataaataaaattttccaGTCAACTGTTAGTGACGAATTTTACTCTGAACTAGCTTTGGAGGCTCTGGAATTGTGGAGATCTGATCCCGTATACGAGCCAGCGTTCCACGAAGTGGGAATAGTGTACGGTGCTACAGGAgatgctgctgttgctgaaATCAATCAACGCTACAGCCGTCTCAATTCCAAAGGAGAAGATATTGACAGATTGCAAACACCAGAGGATTTTGCAAAGTTGATTCAATGGAAAGGAGATTTTGCAGATGATTTCAATTCCTTGGCTCTTGACTCGAGATTCAAATCTTGGAAGGGctattttcaaaaaagtAAATGTGGATGGACATTTGCAGCACTAGCTTTAAATAACGCTTGGAAAGAATGCGAACAGAAGGGAGCTCAGTTTGTTCAGGATGCTGCCGTAGAATTGCTCATAGAAGGGTTCAATTGTGTCGGAGTTCGCACATTATCGGGATCAATCTTGAAAGCTGACCGTGTCGTTATATGTGCTGGAGCAAATTCAACAAAATTACTCAATTACAAAGGCCAACTACTAGCCAAATGCTGGACTGTGGGTCACATAAAGCTTACCTCAGAGGAGGCTAAAGCGCTAAGAAACTCTCCTGTTCTTTTGAACCTAGATGAAGGGTTCCTCTTTGAGCCTGACGAAAATGGGATCCTAAAGTTTTGCAACGAGTTTCCAGGATACATAAATCAAGATGGAACTGAAAATATTTCGACGCCTCTTTATCGAAACCAGATCCCTGTCGAAGCCGAAAAGCAAATGAGAGGGTTTCTGAGGCAGGTGTTTCCCCAAATCAGCACGCGTCCCTTTGATGCTGCCAAAATTTGCTGGTGCACCGACACACCCGATCGTCATTTCTTAATCTGTGAGCATCCTAATATGAACGGCCTCATATTGGCAACTGGAGATTCTGGACAAGGATTCAAGTATATGCCCATAATTGGCCACTACATATCTGACCTCGTTATGAAAGGAGAATCGGGACTACCAGAAACCCATCGCAAAGcatggagctggagaccAGAGACAGCCGAGGGGAGAGATATATACAACCTTCAAGGGAGATTTGGCGGTTCAAACAAAATAAAGGATCTGAATGAGTTAAGCGATTGGACAAACTAA